From the genome of Ziziphus jujuba cultivar Dongzao chromosome 4, ASM3175591v1:
TGATCATGCATGCTCAACTAGTTATATCAGAgcttctttttgttatttttacatTTAGCATTGATGTAACTTTACACACCATTAGTAACAAATACTTGAGcgattttgatttaaatttaattccTCCGCAGGTTTTGGTTGGAGAGTCAATCGTGAAGAAGAATGACCCAAGAAAAGGAATTACTGAACTTTTTGGGAAAGATATTGCAGTGTGAGATCAAATTAGGAAGTTAATATGCGGTGTACTTCTAATTTGCAAGAGCAATATTTTCACAAACAGAAGTTTGTTTTCCATATAATAAGTTTGGCTGCGCCTCTGCATTTATCATTTACATATAAATGGTGCAGAGGGTATATTGTATGAGTTAAAATCCTTGTGTGATATTGAGTTATTGCAGATATATTATGGATAtatgattaaaattttaacattatgttTCTACATTTGATGAAAGCTGTGGAATTGAAATAGGCATAACCAACTGTTAGAttaaaaatggagaagaaaaataaataaatatataaagtggTTTAAAAATGCGAAGAATTCAATCAATATATTTTAAGCCCATCTAGCACTTATTTATCAGAGACCCAGCTCTTTCAAATGAGAAACTAGAGAAACTAGTAAAGCAAAAACACTGGTTATAAAAGTGtttccaagaagcatttctataaagtacttttaaaatttcaattagaaaaACATGATCAGTGTTAAGGGATGTacacttcaatatatatatatgtatatatatatatatatatatacgcaaaTTTTATGGTAAGAATGGTCCGTATGAGAACTGCAGTATTAGTGagggttttttatagtattaacgacggttttttataaaatcgtcactaatactataaaaaatcgtcATTAATACTGTAGTCCGTATAaaaaccgtccgcaccatagacagactatatatatatatattttttgtatccTAACTctttcatatattatttttgtaaaattgggtCTAAATATCAATTACACTAAAGACATAcacaaacatacatatatatattaataaagaaaatgaaaacagaGTGGTTAGTGACACTAAAACAGAGCATTTCtttgctttgtttgtggagGGTCAGGAAGAGAGTCAGGTAATGAACGGTTTATTTGAAAGTGGAAGAGAGCTTCATACTGCAGTGTGGATTAGCCACGTTAACAAAACTACAAACGGTAGTATGTATCACGCGCCTCACAACAAAAACTTGACCCAATTCTCTACTCTGTCATCAGCTCTCATAGTCTCGTCCATAGACCAAATTTAAGCAAACCAACAGAAAACCCACAAAAACCCAGTTCGCAGAAACTCGTTTAGGAggttggaatttaaaaaaagaaaaaaaaaaaaaaaccgatgtTGGTAACGGAAATGGAGTTCAGGGATTACGACgacgatgcctggtacaccgTCCAGGTGATTGTGGAGGGAGAGGGAGGAGATTCGTCTCCCCCTGATTCGGCCAGGCTCAGAGTGAAGTTTTGCGGCTTGGAAGGCCAGGCAGATGCCGTTTTCCATGCAAGCGATTTGACCAAGTTGAGCTTCGACTTTATCTCCGACTTCGATTCCAGGTTCAGGACGCTCTCTCAACAGCTTCAGGACTCCGAGTGTTCGAGCGTCGTTACGGGTATGAAAGTTTGTGCTTCCCATATCTTCAACAATGACGACCTTCGCTTTTACGACGCCATCATTGAAGGGGTCAGTAACTTCTTCCTCCTTCGCTTCTCTATTCCCCGAAAACGGCTTAAACCCCAGTTTAAACCCATATCAGAATGTCCTCCTTTTTCGTGTTTCCTTTTGGGTTTCagattatttactttttacaataaatttaatGTGATAAAATCAatgctgccttttttttttttttttcttttttgataaatgtatCTGTTGTTTGAATGAACGATGAGGACCTTGTGGTTCCTTTGCAGAATATATGAATTCATGGGCATGGAACATGGTTGGCATTGTGCACTAATGCTTTAGATTGATTTTGATTGTATATATAGCTGCTGCTTTGTATAAAACATTatgtatttcttcttttttacacTTGTTGGATTCATTTTTTGCATTTGGATTTGCTTGTTTATAGTTAGTTTTGAATTAGAGGATCTGttctatactttttttttgggattttttttttttttctttgcttaataTGCTCTTTTGTGATTGTTAATGGGTTTATTTTTGTAGGTGGATTATCAAAAACATTCTTTTGAGAATGGAGAAGAAGAATGCTCATGCACCTTTGTCCTTTGCTGGCTACATGGTCCACTTGCTGGACAATTAACTGTtgagaaaattgaaaacattTGCAGAATCCAATCTGGTGAGAAAAGAGATTCAGCGGTGGCCTCTTTTCTAAAGATAGTGaggaagaaaattgaaattgcttGTAATTCAAATTCACTTCCTGGAGCTGAAGTTACAACAGGCAACACTACTGATCATCACACAGAAATTGCTATATTGCGTACCGAGCACAGACGAAAATTTTCTCACCATTTAAAGCAggtaagttattattatttgcatagTTTTTGAATTGTGTCTGATCACAAAACTTGTTAACCaatgaaataatttttgaatcgCACTCAGATACTGCATGATGCGATACCATGTAGTAGTTCATGACAGTCTGTCTATTTGTGATTTTGTAGGAGACAAGGGTTACAAGGCAGCCTTTAAATGAGACACAGTCATCTAAATGTCTGTACTCATTCccttttacattattttagatTCATTCTCTTACCTATTATGTGAGAGTGCTTGATGTACTAGTTCTGtcacctttttttcttcttcctgttTTCCTTGGGCGGCAGGGACGATTGACTATCCTTCTGAAAGGACCGCACAAGACAGAGATTTTGGAGGGATGAGTAaccattatttgatttttgttgagAATCTTGAGAAAGAATTGACGCCTGTACAAATTGTGGAATTTGTGCGTAAAGAAGTTTCAGTCTCATGTCAAGCGTTTGTTTTTCCAAGTTTGTCATCGGAATTATGTGCACGAGGAAATATTCTTGTGGACAGCaaaaaacattttgaaaagTTGTGCAACTTTTTGGACAATCCTGATCAAATTATTGTATCTTCAAGAGGAAGGTATGTGCTGCCGGATGCATTATTGTTGCACTTTAGTAGCTTTTAACTTTGGTTGGAGGGGGGAAGAAAATCTAGTTCTCTTATTTGCTTGTCCTAATATTTGTCTGTCATGAATTTTTCTTGGTTATAACATCAAACACGGTTCTAGGTGTCATATATGCTAGACCTGCTCATACAGTGGTTAAAAGTAAATGAaagtttatattatataaaagtgtACTTTAATGTCAGAAAAATAAGCGAGAAATTAGTTGTTGGAGGGTGAGAGAATATGAAGCGGTggcaaagagagagaagaggttTGACGGTAAGAAAGGATTATTAACTCTGCAGTAACCAAATTACCTTTACCACTTatttgcaaaataattaaacaattttttatctgcactttttatcatttttgtatTCTTGGAAGAAATGTA
Proteins encoded in this window:
- the LOC107416837 gene encoding uncharacterized protein LOC107416837, yielding MLVTEMEFRDYDDDAWYTVQVIVEGEGGDSSPPDSARLRVKFCGLEGQADAVFHASDLTKLSFDFISDFDSRFRTLSQQLQDSECSSVVTGMKVCASHIFNNDDLRFYDAIIEGVDYQKHSFENGEEECSCTFVLCWLHGPLAGQLTVEKIENICRIQSGEKRDSAVASFLKIVRKKIEIACNSNSLPGAEVTTGNTTDHHTEIAILRTEHRRKFSHHLKQETRVTRQPLNETQSSKWTIDYPSERTAQDRDFGGMSNHYLIFVENLEKELTPVQIVEFVRKEVSVSCQAFVFPSLSSELCARGNILVDSKKHFEKLCNFLDNPDQIIVSSRGRPWLITEKISTHDTLKASIGALVLKSEKIFQTTNIRTTNELKLKIVHSGTNEYRMAKQRRDLYKEFSDHQQRLQKRLFFEEEKILKL